Proteins from one Osmerus mordax isolate fOsmMor3 chromosome 21, fOsmMor3.pri, whole genome shotgun sequence genomic window:
- the ntan1 gene encoding protein N-terminal asparagine amidohydrolase, giving the protein MPLLIQNRRIERPSSTDELFTKYPHLQTNASEFRSKAFVDVDSKCLLYVQQREFAATTPADNSVAVIGSDDATTCHLVLVRHTGSGATCLAHCDGSSTWSEVPLIVKAVTSLGGPVKEGRLELHLVGGFDDESKTSEKLSLNLLAAFHKQKEDIHLETCCITEMNDVIVDGTHRPVVYGIGVNVKTGEVFPASFPYKGPAEELRSARTFTGGQMADIYDSSKGLVKIGPCKWSPNLDIAFWLSQKDDTILKYLSTSPMAEPPHFIQHIKSTIQFLLQHPSPDSLFPGGQPQLYRRTEQGDWERVPQP; this is encoded by the exons ATGCCACTGTTAATACAAAATAGACGAATCGAACGACCAAGTTCGACAGATGAACTTTTCACGAAATATCCACATTTGCAG ACAAACGCCAGCGAATTTCGTTCCAAAGCGTTTGTGGATGTAGACTCGAAGTGCCTTCTTTACGTTCAGCAAAGAGAGTTTGCAGCAACAACGCCAGCAGACA ACTCTGTAGCTGTCATCGGCTCTGACGATGCCACCACCTGCCACCTCGTTCTGGTGCGACACACAG GAAGTGGAGCCACCTGCCTTGCCCATTGTGACGGCTCCAGTACGTGGAGCGAAGTTCCTCTTATCGTGAAAGCGGTGACATCACTTGGCGGCCCTGTCAAGGAAGGCAg ACTGGAGCTCCATCTTGTCGGGGGATTTGACGACGAGTCAAAGACGTCCGAAAAATTAAGCCTTAACCTCCTGG CGGCCTTTCACAAACAGAAGGAGGATATTCACCTAGAAACGTGCTGCATCACAG AGATGAATGATGTCATAGTTGACGGAACACACAGACCGGTGGTTTATGGGATAG GCGTGAACGTGAAGACAGGGGAGGTGTTCCCTGCCTCGTTCCCTTATAAAGGCCCTGCAGAGGAGCTCCGCTCAGCGAGGACCTTCACTGGAGGACAG ATGGCTGACATCTACGACTCAAGCAAAGGACTAGTGAAAATAGGCCCCTGCAAGTGGTCCCCTAATCTGGATATTGCCTTCTGGCTGTCGCAAAAGGATGACACCATCTTAAAG tacCTATCCACCTCCCCCATGGCCGAGCCTCCACACTTCATCCAGCACATCAAGTCCACCATCCAgttcctcctccagcaccccaGCCCAGACAGCCTGTTCCCTGGAGGCCAGCCCCAGCTCTAccgcaggacagagcagggggactgggagagggtTCCCCAGCcatag